The Enterobacter mori genomic interval CATCTCTTCCCCGTCCGGCACGCCCATCCAGCCAATCAGGATACGCCGTCCGTCTTCCGCCAGCGTGGTTTGCGGGGCGTAGAACTCGAACCCGGCGTCCAGTTCGTATAACTCACCGTGATCAAACGTCGCGCGCTGATAGTCGAATGCCCCACTCATCCAGGTCGCCGGATACGTATTGAGGTAACGATGCGGTTCGCGCGCCAGCCCTTGCGGACAGCAGATCAAAACGTGCGTCCCGTCGAGGGCAAACAGGTCCGGGCACTCCCACATATAGCCTGCGTCCGACAGACCGTTGACGCCGTGACCGGCGATCTCCCCGCAGGAGGTCCAGGCGTGCAAATCGGCTGATGTAAACAGCAGCACCTTGCCACGCTTTTGCAGATCCTGCGCGCCGAGCACCATGTACCATAGACCGTCGTGTTGCCACACCTTCGGGTCGCGCACGTGGCCGGTGTAGCCTTCCGGCAGCGGCAGCACCGGGCCCAGTTTTTTAAAGCTTCCATCCGGTTGTTCGACGGCCAGACATTGCCAGGCGGTGCGGCTGCCGTCGTCAAACTTAACGTTGCCGGTGTAGCACAGCGTCAGCACGCCGCTGTTGTCCACGGCGCTGCCGGAGTAGCAGCCGTTGCGGTCATACTCTTCATCCGGCATGAGCGCCAGCGGCTCATGCTGCCAGTGCAGCAGATCCGCTGAACTCCAGTGTCCCCAGCACTTGTAGCGATGATCGCACGCCAGCGGGTTCCACTGATAAAACAGGTGGTAGCGCCCGGCGAACCAGATAAACCCGTTGGGATCGTTCATCAGCCCCGTCGCCGGCGCGGCGTGCCACTCGGGGTAATGGCTGTCGACCAGCGCGCGCGGCTGGCCCTTCATGACGGCCTGCAATATCGCAGGCCAGCGGGAAGCTAAGGTCATTATTCAGAGTCCGTTTTATATTTCAGCAGCAGCGAGACGGTAAACGCCACGCCGAACGCAATCATCATGCCGATAATATAGTTGAGCAGCGAGCTGGCCTGCACAATGGCCATTCCCGGAATAGCGGTCAGCCCAACGGCGGTCATGTAGACATGGACCGATACCACCCAGGCACCGCCCACCGCACCGCCAATCAGCGCGGCGATAAAGGGTTTTACAAAGCGCAGGTTGATACCAAAAATGGCCGCTTCGGTGATGCCCAGCATCGCAGAGAACGCCGAGGGTAAGGTAATGGCTTTGATTTTGGCATCTTTGGTCTTGAACCATACCGCCAGACAGGCACCGCCCTGCGCCACGTTTGCCATGGCCCAGATTGGCAGCAGGAAGTTAACGCCAATCGACGGGTTACCCAGCAGCCCGGCTTCGATGGCGTGGAAGCTGTGGTGAATACCGGTGATCACAATCACCGAATACAGCCCACCAAACAGCAGCCCGGCCAGCCAGCCCGCGTGTTCAATAAGCGTACTCAGGATAAAGGAGATGCCGTCGCCCAGCGCGCGCCCTGCCGGGCCGATAATTAACAGCGCAATAAAGCCGGAGATCACCACGGTCAGAAAAGGCGTCAAAATCAGATCCAGCGCGTCCGGGATCGCGCGGCGCAGGTTTTTCTCGACGATGCTCATAAACCAGACGGCCAGCAGCACCGGGAACACCGTGCCCTGATAGCCAATCATGGCAATCTCAAGCCCGAAGAAGTTCATGGTGTGGAAGCCGGACGCCACGCCCCAGGCGTTGGTCAGCGCCGGGTGCGTCAGGATCCCGCCCAGCGTGGCCCCCAGATAGGGGTTACCGCCAAACTCGCGTGCGGCGGTGAAGCCAATCAGGATAGGCAGGATGATAAACGCCGCCGAGCTGCACATGTCCAGCATGATGTAGAGCGCGTTGTCCGCGTTAACCCAGCCGTAGGTTTTCACCATCCCGAGCAGCCCCATCAGCAGACCCGAGGCCACAATCGCCGGGATAATCGGCACAAAAATATTGGAGAGCAGACGCGCGATGCGCTGGAACGGGTTGAGCTTGCGCGCCGCGATATCCGCCGCTTCCGACTTGCTGGATTCACCGATCCCCGCCGCCTGAATGAACGCCGCGTAAACCTTGTTGACCACGCCCGTGCCAAAAATTACCTGCATCTGCCCGGCGTTACGAAAACAGCCTTTTACACCGTCGACCTTGCCGATAGCCTGCTGATCGGCAAGCGCGTCATCGACCAGTACCAGACGAAGACGCGTTGCACAGTGGGCGGCGCTGGCGATGTTTTCCTTGCCACCGAGCAGCGGAATAAGCTCACGGGCGATTTGATTAAAATCCATAGATACCTCTGCCTGACTTCTTTTTTATGATGTGCGAAACGCTCCCGCCAGGCGGGAGCGTGATGGGTTAAAACCAGGTTTCCATCTGAACCCCAAAGTTCCATTCCCCGCCAGCGTTGAAGCCGCTACTGCCAAAGGCATCATCGCTGGCGTAATTATCCAGTTTGCTGCTCCAGTCCATCCAGGTGGCAAACAGGCGCAGCTCCGGACGGCTGAAGAAATCGCCGATCTTGCCCGCTTTTAACGTCGGGGCGAAGGTCAGCTTGTAGAAGCTGCCGTTGACCGCATTGCGGTCCTTGTAGCCTTCCGGGTTTAAGTCCATGTACTGATAGCTGCCCTCGAACGCAAGGGCGAAATTCTGCGTGACCTCTTTGATCAGGCGCGTATTCAGGGTGACCCACTCATAGCTGTCGCCTTTCACGTAGCGGTCCTTGCTGCTTTGCGCCAGCACGGCAGGAGCGATATGCCAGCCACCACCGAGAGGCGTGACACCGTAACTTGCAAAGCGCCAGGTATCGGCCTCCGACAGCAACGCGCCATCCGAACCGATGCTTTTGACCTCGGCTCCCAGACCGTGGCCGTAGAGCAGCGCCGTTTTGGCGGAACCTTCACGCAGTCCGTAGAAACTGTCGTTATGCAGGCCGACCAGGGCATGCACGCCGTTGTTCGCCGCATCAGTTTTAATCAGATCGCCGCTGCTGTCTTTACGGTCGTCATTATCCTTGGCCCGTAAGCCGCTGACCATGACCTGGAGCGGACCGGCGAAGTGGTTCATGCTGAGGATGTAGTTCTGAACGTTATTGTCGATCTCCTCTTCGCTGCCAAAGTTACGGCCATAAATCGAGAAGTTGCTGCGCAGGGTCTCGTTCCACTTCACGTCATACACGCCGCCGCCGGTTCCGGCGAGAAACACCACGTCGGAGTCCAGCCAGTGAATGTCAAAGTTATCGCGATCGAATCGTTTACCCGCCCAGAAGGTGCTGCCCTTTAGCGCGCCGGTAAAATCCGGCAGATTTCCCAGCTCGGCAAAGGCCTGACGAATGTTGAGATCGCTGGTATCGGCGGACCAGTCGTTATAGGTCTTCTGGCCATCGGCGAGCATTGCCTTGAAGCGGGTGGTTGCCCCGCTGTCGAGCGTCTGTTTGTGCTCCACGTTCAGCTCAACGTAGGTGTCTGCTTCGTTACCCAGACGCCCTACCGCACCACCGGTTTCCCCGGCTGGCGTCAGGTATGGACCACTTTTACTGCTGGAGGCCGCGTCGTTCATCAGCAGCCCGGAACGGGCGTAGCCGTGGAACTCGAACCCGCTGCTCTGGTCGGCTTTTTTCTCCAGCACCGTCGTACGTTGCGCCACCTCCTGAGTCGTGGTTTGCGCCTGCTGCTGAGCCGCCACCAGCTGCTGCGTTTTTTGTTCCGCCGCCGTGGCGCGTTTCTCGGCAACCTGTGCGCGGGTTTCCGCAGCCTGGAGGCGCTGCTCCATCGCGGCAAGGCGCGCTTCGATACTTGTCATATCCGTTTGGGCACAAACAGAGGTACTGCCGGCCAGCATGCCTATCATCACGGCAAGTCTGCGTTTTTTATACATTTTGTCGCATCCCTAAAAGAATTTATTAAAAGTGCTAAATTGCTAAACCGGTTTAGGTTGCTGATACTAAACCTGTGAAATTTAGATCGGCAACGTTTTTTGCTAAACCGATTTAGTTTGTGTGATCGAGGCGACAATTCAGGCCGCCGACGGGCGGCCATGGGAGGGGAAATTACAGATCGTGATGGTAAGGCAGCGCGGTCATTGCGCCTTTCGCCGTCGTGGCTAACGCGCCGCAGCGCTGCGCGAGTCCGATAACCGGGACAAGTTCCTGACCGGCGGCCAGCCCGTAGAGAAGACCGGCCACGAAGGCATCGCCTGCACCGGTCGTATCGACGCACTCCACGGAGGTTGCCGGATAGTGTTTCACGGCGCCATCATGCCAGGCGATAACGCCCTCTTTACCCAGCGTGACCAGCACCAGACGGGCCGGGCAGCGGCGCATGAGTGACTCCAGCCCGGTTTTTACCTGGGCGTCGTGAGTTAAAAACGTCAGTTCCTCAACGGAGAGTTTGACCACGTCTGCGTGCTGCAAAGCCAGTTCGAGGCAGC includes:
- a CDS encoding sucrose-6-phosphate hydrolase, which codes for MTLASRWPAILQAVMKGQPRALVDSHYPEWHAAPATGLMNDPNGFIWFAGRYHLFYQWNPLACDHRYKCWGHWSSADLLHWQHEPLALMPDEEYDRNGCYSGSAVDNSGVLTLCYTGNVKFDDGSRTAWQCLAVEQPDGSFKKLGPVLPLPEGYTGHVRDPKVWQHDGLWYMVLGAQDLQKRGKVLLFTSADLHAWTSCGEIAGHGVNGLSDAGYMWECPDLFALDGTHVLICCPQGLAREPHRYLNTYPATWMSGAFDYQRATFDHGELYELDAGFEFYAPQTTLAEDGRRILIGWMGVPDGEEMLQPTRAHGWMHQMTCPRELRYRDGRLWQTPAHELETLRETECQWQGTARNAPVLNATSLEFELETSCVNVDFAGAMRLRWDEKGLRLERASLKNGETLTRYWQGDVNHVRVLCDRSSVEIFINHGEGVMSSRYFPAHPAQVRFEGASDITLRYWSLRRCMIE
- a CDS encoding sucrose-specific PTS transporter subunit IIBC: MDFNQIARELIPLLGGKENIASAAHCATRLRLVLVDDALADQQAIGKVDGVKGCFRNAGQMQVIFGTGVVNKVYAAFIQAAGIGESSKSEAADIAARKLNPFQRIARLLSNIFVPIIPAIVASGLLMGLLGMVKTYGWVNADNALYIMLDMCSSAAFIILPILIGFTAAREFGGNPYLGATLGGILTHPALTNAWGVASGFHTMNFFGLEIAMIGYQGTVFPVLLAVWFMSIVEKNLRRAIPDALDLILTPFLTVVISGFIALLIIGPAGRALGDGISFILSTLIEHAGWLAGLLFGGLYSVIVITGIHHSFHAIEAGLLGNPSIGVNFLLPIWAMANVAQGGACLAVWFKTKDAKIKAITLPSAFSAMLGITEAAIFGINLRFVKPFIAALIGGAVGGAWVVSVHVYMTAVGLTAIPGMAIVQASSLLNYIIGMMIAFGVAFTVSLLLKYKTDSE
- a CDS encoding carbohydrate porin, yielding MYKKRRLAVMIGMLAGSTSVCAQTDMTSIEARLAAMEQRLQAAETRAQVAEKRATAAEQKTQQLVAAQQQAQTTTQEVAQRTTVLEKKADQSSGFEFHGYARSGLLMNDAASSSKSGPYLTPAGETGGAVGRLGNEADTYVELNVEHKQTLDSGATTRFKAMLADGQKTYNDWSADTSDLNIRQAFAELGNLPDFTGALKGSTFWAGKRFDRDNFDIHWLDSDVVFLAGTGGGVYDVKWNETLRSNFSIYGRNFGSEEEIDNNVQNYILSMNHFAGPLQVMVSGLRAKDNDDRKDSSGDLIKTDAANNGVHALVGLHNDSFYGLREGSAKTALLYGHGLGAEVKSIGSDGALLSEADTWRFASYGVTPLGGGWHIAPAVLAQSSKDRYVKGDSYEWVTLNTRLIKEVTQNFALAFEGSYQYMDLNPEGYKDRNAVNGSFYKLTFAPTLKAGKIGDFFSRPELRLFATWMDWSSKLDNYASDDAFGSSGFNAGGEWNFGVQMETWF